One window of the Archangium primigenium genome contains the following:
- a CDS encoding phytoene desaturase family protein, whose translation MKSTRVAVVGGGIGGLTAAGLLAREGHDVTLFEGSASLGGKAQSVQVDGLRLDTGPTLLTLPHVVREVFEGLGAADLLPPFSELEAQCTYRYPDGCGFVAHRDLDRTAESAGALWPSEKRGVYGFYAEAERIWRAAGEPYLEAPFEGMTGFMARVLRRGMVAMARGMKLATMDQLARAHFKTEHLWQFVGRFATYTGASPYEASAAFALIPHIERVYGVHHVRGGMGALVDALGAAVARQGVRIHLNTRVRYTREAQGYRVGPSGAEEPFDSVVVNADPLAGLGRGKEPLSLSGYVLLLEVDGRPALPHHTVLFGGNYRHEFDALFAGELPEDPTVYFCNPSATDDTVAPAGKTGLFVMVNAPALPQAPEAAEQASAAWELHAERVKRQMMEKLLKHYPELRGRMRVVGQRSPVDLAALGAPGGSIYGFLPHGRFGAFRRPRIRGATPGLFYAGGGTHPGGGVPMVMLSGQFAARMASNHLREVA comes from the coding sequence ATGAAATCCACGCGGGTGGCGGTGGTGGGTGGTGGCATCGGGGGCCTGACGGCCGCCGGACTCCTGGCGCGCGAGGGACATGACGTCACGCTCTTCGAGGGCAGCGCGTCCCTGGGCGGCAAGGCGCAGAGCGTCCAGGTGGACGGGCTGCGGCTGGACACCGGGCCCACGCTGCTCACGCTGCCCCACGTGGTGCGCGAGGTGTTCGAGGGCCTGGGGGCCGCGGATTTGCTGCCGCCGTTCTCCGAGCTGGAGGCGCAGTGCACCTACCGCTACCCGGACGGGTGCGGCTTCGTGGCGCACCGCGACCTGGACCGCACGGCGGAGAGCGCCGGGGCGCTGTGGCCGAGCGAGAAGCGCGGCGTGTATGGCTTCTACGCGGAGGCCGAGCGCATCTGGCGCGCCGCGGGCGAGCCCTACCTGGAGGCCCCCTTCGAGGGGATGACGGGCTTCATGGCGCGCGTGCTGCGCCGGGGCATGGTGGCCATGGCCCGGGGCATGAAGCTGGCCACGATGGATCAGCTCGCGCGGGCTCACTTCAAGACGGAACATCTATGGCAGTTCGTGGGCCGCTTCGCCACGTACACCGGGGCATCGCCCTACGAGGCGAGCGCGGCCTTCGCCCTCATCCCGCACATCGAGCGCGTCTATGGCGTGCACCACGTGCGCGGCGGCATGGGCGCGCTGGTGGACGCGCTCGGGGCGGCGGTGGCGCGGCAAGGGGTGCGCATCCACCTGAACACCCGGGTGCGCTACACGCGGGAGGCCCAGGGCTACCGCGTGGGCCCGAGCGGGGCCGAGGAGCCCTTCGACTCCGTGGTGGTGAACGCGGATCCGCTCGCGGGCCTGGGGCGGGGCAAGGAGCCGCTGTCGCTGTCGGGGTACGTGCTGCTCTTGGAGGTGGACGGCCGTCCGGCGCTGCCGCACCACACGGTGCTCTTCGGCGGCAACTACCGGCACGAGTTCGACGCGCTCTTCGCGGGGGAGCTGCCCGAGGACCCCACGGTGTACTTCTGCAACCCCTCGGCCACGGATGACACGGTGGCGCCCGCGGGCAAGACGGGCCTGTTCGTCATGGTGAACGCCCCGGCCCTGCCCCAGGCGCCCGAGGCCGCGGAGCAGGCGAGCGCCGCGTGGGAGCTGCACGCCGAGCGGGTGAAGCGGCAGATGATGGAGAAGCTGCTCAAGCACTACCCGGAGCTGCGCGGGCGCATGCGGGTGGTGGGGCAGCGCTCGCCGGTGGACCTGGCGGCGCTGGGCGCGCCGGGCGGCTCCATCTACGGCTTCCTGCCGCATGGCCGCTTCGGGGCCTTCCGGCGGCCGCGCATCCGCGGCGCCACGCCGGGCCTGTTCTACGCGGGAGGCGGCACGCACCCGGGCGGGGGCGTGCCCATGGTGATGCTGTCGGGCCAATTCGCCGCGCGCATGGCCTCCAACCACTTGAGGGAGGTCGCATGA